From Fibrobacter sp. UWB5, the proteins below share one genomic window:
- a CDS encoding glycoside hydrolase family 9 protein, producing MNCKKYLFSGLALLGLASTAAFAALSTDDYVEAAWMTTRFFGAQRSGEGPNWILDGTNNPTSFTKDSYNGKNVSGGWFDCGDHVMYGQSQGFASYVLALAYAEFTEGFYDLYTGDYTDYKASKDYSMKGGKPNKERDLLEELRYEADFWVKAAIDGNNFVTVKGDGNADHQKWVTAGAMSKLGSGEGGEPRSITGNANDSYTPGMAAAMLAVMARMDPEESNQKKYLDAAKVAYSYSKNHKGVTNSGNFYESTWWDGRTQDGVFLAALELYRTTKDESYKKDATKYFDDLQFVKGMYTRFSYSNAVPLSVVMGAGALGLEPGGQYRDVERFLEKLYQENMSNDVFKGETSNSDHFHVRTPSGGAFLYALYSKLFDDDAYDGLVEKNVAYLLGDNSNKKSYVVGFTKNGANAPKRPHHRGYYGNEDPGREVGGMGDAPEKNKYLGGMIAGNFNDGNHSSDVSNWQLNEVCVDMNAPMVGALGFILSKKAPKTDEELGVKSVAKKDTVKKDTVSKDTVKKDTTKKDTSDAIIPRLSLTKNFNLTSSGSMVSISQVLNMPFRVQVFDLTGKLLQEIKGEGHNLQFKIQGKGVFRVRVISARASEMFTVKAY from the coding sequence ATGAATTGCAAAAAATACCTTTTTTCGGGTCTTGCCCTTTTGGGCTTGGCTTCGACAGCTGCTTTTGCTGCACTCAGCACAGATGATTATGTAGAAGCAGCTTGGATGACCACCCGCTTTTTCGGAGCACAGCGCTCCGGTGAAGGCCCCAACTGGATTCTGGATGGTACAAACAATCCGACTAGCTTTACCAAGGACAGCTATAACGGCAAAAACGTGAGCGGCGGTTGGTTTGACTGCGGCGACCACGTGATGTATGGTCAGTCCCAGGGCTTCGCCTCTTACGTGCTCGCTTTGGCTTACGCTGAATTTACCGAAGGTTTCTACGACCTTTATACCGGTGACTACACCGACTACAAGGCCAGCAAGGACTATTCCATGAAGGGCGGCAAGCCCAACAAGGAACGCGACTTACTCGAAGAACTCCGCTACGAAGCAGATTTCTGGGTCAAGGCCGCTATCGATGGCAATAACTTTGTGACGGTCAAGGGTGACGGTAACGCTGACCACCAGAAGTGGGTGACTGCCGGTGCCATGAGCAAACTCGGCTCGGGCGAAGGTGGCGAACCGCGCTCGATTACCGGTAATGCAAACGATTCTTACACGCCGGGTATGGCAGCCGCTATGCTTGCCGTGATGGCCCGTATGGATCCCGAAGAATCGAACCAGAAGAAATACCTTGATGCAGCAAAGGTTGCATACAGCTATTCCAAGAATCACAAGGGTGTGACGAATTCGGGCAACTTCTATGAATCGACTTGGTGGGACGGCCGTACGCAGGATGGCGTTTTCCTTGCCGCCTTGGAACTTTACCGTACGACGAAAGACGAATCCTACAAGAAAGATGCTACAAAGTATTTTGACGATCTTCAATTCGTGAAGGGTATGTATACCCGATTCTCCTACAGCAACGCAGTGCCGCTTTCTGTGGTGATGGGTGCCGGTGCCCTTGGCCTTGAACCGGGTGGACAGTACAGAGACGTGGAACGTTTCTTGGAAAAGCTTTACCAGGAAAATATGTCCAATGACGTGTTCAAGGGCGAAACCAGCAATAGCGACCATTTCCATGTGCGTACCCCCTCTGGTGGCGCCTTCCTCTATGCTCTTTATTCCAAGCTTTTCGACGATGATGCCTATGATGGCTTGGTCGAAAAGAATGTGGCCTACTTGCTCGGTGACAATAGCAACAAGAAGTCTTATGTGGTAGGCTTTACCAAGAATGGTGCCAATGCTCCTAAGCGCCCGCATCACCGTGGCTACTATGGCAACGAAGATCCGGGTCGTGAAGTTGGCGGCATGGGCGATGCTCCTGAAAAGAACAAGTATCTGGGCGGCATGATTGCAGGAAACTTTAACGATGGCAATCATAGCAGTGACGTGTCGAACTGGCAGCTTAACGAAGTCTGCGTCGACATGAACGCTCCGATGGTGGGTGCTCTCGGTTTCATCTTGAGCAAGAAGGCTCCGAAGACCGACGAAGAACTTGGCGTCAAGTCTGTTGCCAAGAAAGACACCGTCAAGAAAGATACCGTTAGCAAGGATACAGTCAAAAAGGACACCACCAAGAAAGATACCAGCGATGCAATCATCCCGCGTCTTTCTCTGACCAAGAACTTCAACCTGACTTCGAGCGGCTCCATGGTGAGCATCTCTCAGGTCTTGAATATGCCTTTCAGGGTGCAGGTCTTTGACCTGACCGGTAAGCTTTTGCAGGAAATCAAGGGCGAAGGTCACAACCTTCAGTTCAAGATTCAGGGTAAGGGCGTATTCCGGGTGCGTGTTATCTCGGCTCGAGCGAGCGAGATGTTCACGGTGAAGGCTTATTAA